In Dolichospermum flos-aquae CCAP 1403/13F, the following proteins share a genomic window:
- a CDS encoding DUF2288 domain-containing protein, whose amino-acid sequence MSDLREKLQQNLDEAEWEWLIPHVQKDAVIVIADNLDLLDVGEAIASDNILSVQHWIDEQLLAKPTIDQVGEWNLNREKRFNALIVEPYVIIKEIITV is encoded by the coding sequence ATGTCGGATTTACGCGAAAAATTACAGCAAAATCTCGATGAAGCAGAATGGGAGTGGTTAATTCCCCATGTCCAAAAAGATGCAGTAATTGTGATAGCAGATAATTTGGATTTACTGGATGTGGGAGAAGCGATCGCTAGTGATAATATTCTTTCAGTGCAACATTGGATAGATGAACAATTATTAGCCAAACCGACAATAGATCAAGTGGGAGAATGGAATCTCAACCGTGAAAAGCGATTTAATGCTCTGATTGTTGAACCTTATGTGATCATCAAAGAAATCATCACGGTCTAA
- a CDS encoding ATP-binding protein has translation MKSELHVPSDLSFINIVENWLLGCLQLHLGESVDWTKQSSLLRLVLIEAYSNAVRHAHKEKLNLPILLRLELKDRDLSIEIWDHGEGFDLSTYFPPNPLDRQEGGYGWLIMNRLMDKVEYKLQVNGANCLKLEMTLTELLPDVLRD, from the coding sequence ATGAAAAGTGAACTTCATGTTCCTAGTGACCTGAGTTTTATCAATATTGTAGAAAACTGGTTATTGGGATGTTTACAATTGCATCTAGGGGAATCTGTTGATTGGACAAAACAATCAAGTCTGTTACGATTAGTTTTGATAGAAGCATACTCTAATGCTGTTCGTCATGCTCATAAAGAAAAGCTAAATTTACCAATTTTACTGCGTTTAGAACTGAAAGACCGAGATCTATCAATAGAGATATGGGATCATGGTGAAGGTTTTGATCTGTCTACTTATTTTCCACCCAACCCCCTTGACAGACAAGAAGGTGGTTATGGTTGGTTAATTATGAATCGGTTGATGGATAAGGTAGAGTATAAATTACAGGTAAATGGTGCTAATTGTCTGAAGCTAGAAATGACTCTCACAGAACTATTGCCTGATGTTTTAAGAGATTGA
- a CDS encoding HindVP family restriction endonuclease produces the protein MQPENLQVGLFGLNHSNRDFSQRESWGKNQFNNSFPASLACYMYQKGLKLNYLTLDKQLKIQHQEIDISQIFGITPLSDHLFFSFESDYVPRASASYF, from the coding sequence ATGCAACCCGAAAATTTACAAGTAGGTTTATTTGGATTAAATCATTCTAATAGAGATTTTTCTCAAAGAGAAAGTTGGGGCAAGAATCAATTTAATAATTCTTTTCCTGCATCCTTAGCTTGTTATATGTATCAGAAAGGTTTAAAACTCAATTATTTAACCTTGGACAAGCAGTTAAAAATTCAGCATCAAGAAATAGATATTTCTCAAATATTTGGTATCACTCCTCTTTCTGATCATTTATTCTTCTCCTTTGAAAGTGACTATGTACCCAGGGCAAGCGCATCTTATTTTTAG
- a CDS encoding DNA cytosine methyltransferase, whose translation MKSSPLKVIDVFSGCGGLSLGFQNSGFEIVAAFENWKSAVNVYKQNFHHPIFEYDLSQVNNNYSIFKQFLPDVIIGGPPCQDFSSAGKRNEDLGRGDLSITFAEIVASVSSQWFVLENVELFRKSHKYQEFKQILKSAGYGLTEKVLDASLCGVPQKRKRFFCIGELGGQDDNLKTYLEANLSKKPTTIRDYLGNSLGIEYYYRHPRSYQRRAIFSIDEPSPTIRGVNRPIPKTYQQHPGDVAPLTPDLRPLTTRERSYLQTFPDNFIFAGSKTDLEQMIGNAVPIKLAEYVAKSLLMYIQDKNKYHISDVSLLTV comes from the coding sequence ATGAAATCCTCTCCTTTAAAAGTCATAGATGTATTTTCCGGTTGTGGTGGATTATCACTAGGATTTCAAAATAGTGGATTTGAGATTGTCGCTGCTTTTGAAAACTGGAAATCTGCCGTAAATGTTTATAAGCAAAACTTTCATCATCCGATTTTTGAATATGATTTGAGTCAGGTAAATAATAATTATTCAATATTTAAACAATTTTTACCTGATGTAATTATTGGTGGTCCACCATGTCAAGATTTTTCGAGTGCTGGTAAGCGGAATGAAGATTTAGGGAGAGGTGATTTAAGTATTACATTTGCTGAAATAGTAGCTAGTGTTTCTAGTCAATGGTTTGTTTTAGAAAATGTAGAATTGTTTAGGAAATCTCACAAATATCAAGAGTTTAAGCAAATTCTTAAATCTGCTGGTTATGGTTTAACCGAAAAGGTATTAGATGCTAGTTTATGTGGTGTACCACAAAAGAGGAAGAGATTTTTCTGTATAGGAGAACTTGGTGGTCAAGATGATAATCTCAAGACTTATCTAGAAGCTAATTTATCTAAAAAACCGACAACTATTAGAGATTATTTAGGGAATAGTTTAGGAATTGAATATTATTATCGTCATCCTAGAAGTTATCAAAGAAGAGCTATTTTTAGTATTGATGAACCAAGTCCAACTATTAGAGGTGTGAATAGACCAATACCTAAAACTTATCAACAACACCCCGGAGATGTTGCACCATTAACACCAGATTTGCGTCCATTAACTACTCGTGAAAGAAGTTATCTTCAAACTTTCCCTGATAATTTTATTTTTGCAGGTTCAAAAACAGATTTAGAACAGATGATTGGTAATGCTGTACCTATTAAGTTAGCAGAATATGTTGCTAAATCTCTGCTCATGTATATTCAAGATAAAAATAAATATCACATATCTGATGTTTCGTTGTTAACTGTTTAA
- a CDS encoding phosphate ABC transporter substrate-binding protein, whose amino-acid sequence MSQRSGPPPIVFILLFLGLFGGGYWWFFMRNPAPNPTATQPESNSPAGATSGTFPLPTTVASGTTVKIDGSTSMVTINQNLKNGFEKQFPGTKVEAVGNGTDKGIQDLLAGKVDVAAASRPLTTQEQSQGLKAVTVTQDAIALMVGTANPFKQGLTSSQIADIFQGKINNWSAVGGSAATIRVINRPAISGTHQTFKELVLKGANFGTTPNITTLPQDATTPLVQALKKDGIGYATFAQVANQQTVRVVAIEGLTPEAASYPYKRSLYYIYKDPASAGVQAFLGYATSPQGQQALTVGN is encoded by the coding sequence ATGAGTCAGAGAAGCGGACCGCCTCCTATTGTTTTTATTTTGCTATTTTTAGGGCTTTTCGGTGGTGGTTACTGGTGGTTTTTCATGCGTAATCCTGCCCCAAATCCGACAGCTACGCAGCCAGAAAGTAATTCTCCTGCTGGTGCGACCTCTGGGACTTTCCCGCTACCAACGACAGTGGCTAGTGGTACGACTGTCAAAATAGACGGTTCTACGAGTATGGTGACAATTAACCAAAATCTCAAAAATGGCTTTGAGAAACAGTTTCCCGGTACGAAGGTGGAAGCTGTGGGGAATGGGACGGATAAGGGAATTCAGGATCTCTTGGCTGGTAAAGTTGATGTTGCGGCAGCTTCTAGACCATTGACAACACAGGAGCAAAGTCAGGGATTAAAGGCTGTTACTGTAACACAAGATGCGATCGCTTTGATGGTCGGTACAGCAAATCCTTTTAAGCAAGGATTAACCAGTAGTCAAATTGCAGATATATTTCAGGGAAAAATTAATAATTGGTCAGCCGTGGGTGGTTCAGCCGCAACTATCCGCGTCATTAATCGTCCAGCAATTAGTGGCACACATCAAACTTTTAAAGAATTAGTCTTAAAAGGAGCTAATTTTGGGACTACACCCAATATTACGACCTTACCCCAAGATGCCACAACTCCCTTAGTTCAAGCTTTGAAAAAAGATGGTATCGGCTATGCGACTTTTGCTCAAGTTGCTAATCAGCAAACCGTGCGAGTCGTGGCTATTGAAGGCTTGACTCCAGAAGCGGCTAGTTATCCCTATAAACGTTCACTGTATTATATCTATAAAGACCCTGCTAGTGCTGGAGTGCAAGCATTTTTAGGTTATGCTACTTCACCTCAAGGACAACAGGCTTTAACGGTAGGAAACTGA
- a CDS encoding RNA-guided endonuclease InsQ/TnpB family protein yields MALRRATFRLYPNKQVSEMLHYHRQLHKDLYNAAVSNRITSYKKFGKSVSYFEQQNCLPDFKEVWIEYKEINSQALQATLKRVDFAFGRFFKGLGKYPRFKSPRHYSGWTYPSFTGWKVHSTGDNGYLELSKIGQIQMRGKARLWGHPKALDIVYRNGKWYASLVLEIDDILLKNSRKTDNGVIAIDLGCNDAIAWTNGEENGLVAAPRFFRKAEQRNKQLGKAKRRKRAPNFKKKVKASRRWKKTQKLVSKLNRKVANQRQNFVHQETTRIISCNSTVVTEKLEVKKMSAKAKKGKRKKQKAGLNKSILDVGMGMIKSALKAKLSDIGGLFVEVPTRKVKPSQTCPKCGNQEKKSLAERTHVCHNCGYTQQRDIAAAEVMLLWYSNNLQGLGTSLSDVDDSSSTSNTSKRKNAGSMKQLGRAKRQKSQAPLGDVETPGSNEVSQG; encoded by the coding sequence ATGGCGTTACGGAGAGCGACTTTCCGACTATATCCTAATAAACAAGTCAGTGAAATGTTGCACTACCACCGCCAACTTCATAAAGATTTGTATAATGCTGCTGTATCTAACCGCATTACTTCATATAAAAAGTTTGGTAAATCTGTTTCTTACTTTGAGCAACAGAACTGTTTACCGGATTTCAAAGAAGTCTGGATAGAATATAAAGAAATTAATTCCCAAGCATTACAAGCCACATTAAAACGGGTTGATTTTGCTTTTGGAAGGTTTTTCAAGGGACTAGGAAAGTATCCTAGATTCAAATCGCCTCGCCATTATTCCGGTTGGACTTACCCATCTTTTACGGGTTGGAAAGTACATAGCACAGGGGATAACGGCTATTTAGAATTATCAAAGATTGGTCAAATCCAAATGCGGGGTAAGGCTAGACTTTGGGGGCATCCTAAAGCTTTAGATATCGTTTACCGTAATGGTAAATGGTACGCTTCCCTCGTGCTAGAAATTGACGATATTTTATTAAAGAATAGCCGCAAAACTGATAATGGTGTTATTGCCATTGATTTAGGTTGTAATGATGCAATTGCTTGGACAAATGGTGAAGAAAATGGTTTAGTGGCTGCACCTCGGTTTTTCCGAAAGGCAGAACAAAGAAATAAACAATTAGGAAAAGCTAAACGCAGAAAACGCGCTCCTAACTTCAAAAAGAAAGTTAAGGCTTCTAGAAGGTGGAAGAAAACACAAAAGTTAGTTAGTAAGTTGAATAGAAAAGTTGCTAACCAACGTCAGAATTTTGTTCACCAAGAAACTACACGAATAATTAGCTGTAATAGCACGGTAGTTACTGAAAAACTAGAAGTCAAAAAAATGAGTGCCAAAGCTAAGAAAGGTAAACGTAAAAAACAAAAAGCTGGGTTAAATAAATCAATTCTTGATGTGGGAATGGGGATGATAAAGTCCGCTCTAAAAGCGAAATTATCAGACATTGGTGGCTTGTTTGTAGAAGTACCTACAAGGAAGGTAAAACCATCTCAAACCTGTCCAAAATGCGGAAATCAAGAAAAGAAGAGTTTAGCCGAAAGAACTCATGTTTGCCATAACTGCGGATATACCCAACAGCGTGATATCGCCGCCGCAGAAGTAATGCTACTTTGGTACTCAAATAATCTACAGGGGTTAGGAACTAGCCTCTCAGACGTGGATGATTCTAGCTCTACTTCAAACACCAGCAAACGCAAGAATGCTGGAAGTATGAAGCAACTGGGTCGTGCGAAGCGTCAAAAATCTCAGGCTCCGCTAGGGGATGTAGAAACCCCTGGCTCAAACGAAGTTAGCCAGGGGTAG
- a CDS encoding fatty acid desaturase family protein, giving the protein MNTLAQKTWMTQAEYAKKLRPLLPPEAFLPDTNKLWILLINLAIMILGWGIANHLDDWNWYFLWLYLPLALVMANSVIVLLFSTHNLLHSRTVKNPWLRQVISLLGLTMLWMPPTLWKAIHNREHHNKTNSLQDPDRNYLDSQPKNWGKWIQNAFVPSAEVNPILLFIGMGHAWGVHAFRNLTSVLLFNNSKAEYPVVAFTVSGKERRAIALELLMIVGIHASILTYLEFHPIKLLLSYFLPIWIGYAGLIFYIYTNHMLCPMTSVNDVLINSLSIRVPKIFDLLHLNFSYHTEHHIFPGINSDYAPMVQALLQTHYPEKFNLLNAGKVWELMLQTPRHYKDDNIFTDWSGNKSVDCPILCTNHLSDDSK; this is encoded by the coding sequence ATGAATACACTTGCACAAAAAACTTGGATGACCCAAGCAGAATATGCTAAAAAGCTGCGTCCTTTACTACCACCAGAGGCATTTCTCCCTGATACCAATAAACTCTGGATTCTTTTAATTAATCTAGCAATTATGATTCTGGGTTGGGGAATCGCCAATCATCTTGATGACTGGAATTGGTATTTTCTTTGGCTGTATTTGCCATTAGCATTAGTGATGGCTAATAGTGTGATTGTTCTCCTATTTAGCACCCACAATTTGCTGCACAGCCGCACGGTTAAAAATCCCTGGTTAAGACAAGTAATTAGTTTATTGGGACTTACAATGTTATGGATGCCACCAACTTTATGGAAGGCTATACACAATCGAGAACATCACAATAAAACAAATTCTTTACAAGATCCAGATCGCAATTATTTGGACAGTCAACCTAAAAATTGGGGTAAATGGATTCAGAATGCTTTTGTGCCTTCGGCTGAGGTAAATCCTATTTTATTATTTATAGGAATGGGTCATGCTTGGGGAGTTCACGCATTTCGTAATCTCACCTCAGTTTTATTATTCAATAATAGTAAAGCCGAATATCCTGTGGTGGCTTTTACAGTTAGTGGGAAAGAACGACGAGCAATAGCACTAGAATTATTAATGATTGTCGGCATTCATGCGAGTATCTTAACCTACCTGGAATTCCATCCCATCAAACTGCTTCTTAGCTACTTTTTACCCATTTGGATAGGCTATGCAGGGTTGATATTTTATATCTATACTAATCATATGTTATGTCCCATGACAAGTGTAAATGATGTGCTGATCAATAGTCTCTCTATTCGAGTTCCTAAAATATTTGATCTCTTACATTTAAACTTTTCTTATCACACTGAACATCACATTTTTCCCGGCATAAATTCAGATTACGCGCCAATGGTGCAAGCACTATTACAAACACATTATCCTGAGAAATTTAATTTGTTGAATGCTGGCAAAGTATGGGAATTGATGCTGCAAACACCCAGACATTACAAAGATGATAATATCTTCACAGATTGGTCGGGAAACAAATCTGTAGATTGTCCAATCTTATGCACAAATCATCTAAGTGATGATAGTAAGTAG
- a CDS encoding PspA/IM30 family protein: protein MKKAVYWIMGERAGRTIVGTWNWLWGMPVESGGKVAVAVAEESLQSMQEAVQKLAGAVAAQEGAYKTAKRKYEAKITESKTLEQQAMIAQRSGNEEAARMAMSKLIQTEQILPKLEEMVKQAETSVKASKDRLNRERVKLETYKSDMQNIKDMSEVNEALAMIAKVNNEFDIGSAKSDFEKAKSAVERRNVQTEALAELSENPAEKLQAEIENMTLDDEVARRLQRLQDSKPKQLPE from the coding sequence ATGAAAAAAGCTGTCTACTGGATAATGGGTGAAAGGGCAGGACGAACCATAGTTGGGACTTGGAACTGGTTATGGGGAATGCCTGTAGAGTCTGGTGGTAAAGTGGCTGTAGCAGTTGCTGAAGAATCTCTTCAGTCAATGCAAGAAGCCGTTCAGAAACTAGCGGGAGCAGTTGCGGCTCAAGAGGGCGCATATAAGACTGCTAAACGCAAATATGAGGCAAAAATTACAGAATCCAAAACTCTAGAGCAACAAGCTATGATTGCTCAACGTAGTGGTAATGAAGAAGCTGCGCGAATGGCCATGAGTAAGCTAATTCAAACAGAGCAAATTTTGCCCAAACTGGAGGAAATGGTTAAACAAGCAGAAACTTCGGTCAAAGCTTCTAAGGATAGGCTCAACCGGGAGCGCGTAAAATTAGAAACCTACAAATCTGATATGCAGAACATCAAGGATATGTCAGAGGTAAATGAAGCCCTGGCTATGATTGCTAAAGTCAATAATGAATTTGACATTGGTTCGGCTAAAAGTGATTTTGAAAAGGCTAAAAGTGCGGTTGAACGTCGGAATGTGCAGACAGAAGCTTTAGCCGAATTGTCGGAAAACCCAGCGGAAAAACTCCAGGCTGAAATCGAAAACATGACTTTAGACGACGAAGTTGCCCGTCGCTTACAAAGGTTACAGGATTCTAAACCTAAACAACTACCAGAATAA
- a CDS encoding lysophospholipid acyltransferase family protein, which yields MTRTREPLISLALYHAFKWSVISPLLHTYFRGKIYGAENVPQSGPVIIVSNHASYFDPPIVSTSVRRPVAYMAKEELFKVPVLSQAIKLYGAYPVSRGSADRNAIRSALEYLDNGWAVGVFLEGTRTPDGRIHDPKRGAALLAAKAKAPFLPVCLWGSEKILQPGSSLPRSVPLTIRIGQLIDAPSSTKKEELERVTQMCADAINAMHDLGR from the coding sequence GTGACTAGAACTCGTGAACCCTTAATTAGTTTGGCACTGTATCACGCCTTTAAGTGGTCGGTAATTAGCCCTTTGCTGCACACATATTTTCGCGGCAAGATTTATGGTGCGGAAAATGTCCCCCAATCTGGACCTGTAATCATAGTTAGCAATCATGCTAGTTACTTTGACCCCCCGATAGTTTCTACTTCTGTGCGTCGTCCAGTTGCTTATATGGCTAAAGAAGAATTATTTAAAGTTCCTGTTTTATCACAAGCCATTAAATTATACGGTGCGTATCCTGTAAGTCGCGGTAGTGCTGACCGCAATGCTATCCGTTCCGCTTTAGAATATTTAGATAATGGTTGGGCTGTGGGTGTGTTTTTAGAAGGTACACGCACCCCAGATGGTCGCATTCATGACCCCAAAAGAGGTGCAGCCCTCCTCGCAGCCAAGGCCAAAGCTCCTTTTTTACCTGTGTGTTTATGGGGAAGTGAGAAGATTTTACAACCGGGTTCTTCTTTACCTCGTTCTGTACCTTTGACTATTAGAATTGGTCAATTAATTGACGCTCCCAGTTCTACTAAGAAGGAGGAATTGGAAAGAGTTACTCAAATGTGTGCGGACGCAATTAATGCCATGCACGATTTGGGTAGGTAA
- a CDS encoding HindVP family restriction endonuclease, translating into MTEFRCVCPDYVPYRKIVVGKLPRVDLVTHDLSRDNACLRSIEIKLTALPDNSTYRLPDHQYGCEIVTRPDTIVYLALSIAHEFENSRDKLLNYLQPVCSQIEDWSSIRQVLPFIPQIVDSLDTLISENIAIQSPLVMQPIWKTVGKTSKLYQNCLDIFVWSNFGFTRLFFDITKRLAKSEETIQRPMRSVVWLAKMLYEFALVGKINHKLVIDTLTYNTKNDKAFALSGSNTRPYMTCDNLVKPRITKEEIKNIILGGGQNFLSPERRFDAIIFSNPEIFDDRLKEI; encoded by the coding sequence ATTACAGAATTTAGGTGCGTTTGCCCTGACTATGTACCTTATAGAAAAATAGTTGTTGGTAAATTACCGCGAGTTGATTTAGTAACCCATGATCTTAGTAGAGATAATGCTTGTTTACGAAGTATAGAAATTAAATTAACTGCATTACCTGATAATTCCACTTATCGGTTACCAGATCATCAATACGGCTGTGAAATTGTTACCAGACCAGATACTATTGTCTATCTTGCTTTGAGTATTGCTCATGAATTTGAAAACTCAAGAGATAAATTACTCAATTATCTTCAACCGGTATGTAGTCAAATTGAAGATTGGTCAAGTATCCGTCAGGTATTGCCTTTTATTCCTCAAATTGTAGATAGTTTAGATACTTTAATAAGTGAAAATATAGCAATTCAATCTCCATTGGTCATGCAACCAATATGGAAAACGGTAGGTAAAACTTCCAAGCTTTATCAAAACTGTTTAGATATTTTTGTCTGGAGTAACTTTGGTTTTACCCGGCTTTTCTTTGATATCACTAAAAGATTAGCTAAATCAGAAGAAACTATCCAAAGACCTATGCGTTCTGTGGTCTGGTTGGCAAAAATGTTATATGAATTTGCTCTTGTTGGTAAGATAAATCATAAATTAGTTATTGATACATTAACCTATAACACTAAGAATGATAAAGCCTTTGCTTTAAGTGGTTCTAATACTCGTCCTTATATGACTTGTGATAATTTGGTTAAACCCAGGATTACCAAAGAAGAAATTAAAAATATCATTTTAGGAGGAGGACAAAACTTTTTAAGTCCTGAAAGAAGATTTGATGCTATTATTTTCAGCAATCCAGAAATTTTTGATGATAGACTAAAAGAAATTTAA
- a CDS encoding 3'-5' exonuclease → MGDSKQIHGYSDEFLAANGKNAIDVFTEFLEFIQDAFLVGHNLGFDIKMIIADAQKLGLSTPQFQWGDTWDLAKRFIQADNYSLENLATKLKLNQFPNHSAINDTRATVELLAILIPVVKHRADYRQALVYRYGKGFENLADDIQSWKNTSQKLRPADLLGNILIDSGLYDYYENHESHRLENLKRLVKIFKEQDNLELHPDTALRNIIEYTALAKNLDQISQENNQVLIITIHQSKGLEFDTVFIAGMCEEEFPTYFSLRDNKIEEEKRLFYVALTRAKKQLFISWFLKDFKNYSKSKSQFINSLPPEYLVETITS, encoded by the coding sequence GTGGGAGATTCAAAACAAATACACGGTTATAGTGATGAATTTTTAGCAGCAAATGGCAAAAATGCAATTGATGTATTTACAGAGTTTCTAGAATTTATCCAAGATGCTTTTTTAGTTGGACATAATCTAGGCTTTGACATTAAAATGATTATAGCTGATGCTCAAAAATTAGGTTTATCAACTCCGCAATTTCAATGGGGAGATACCTGGGATTTAGCAAAACGTTTTATTCAAGCAGATAATTATAGTTTAGAAAATTTAGCCACTAAATTAAAACTAAATCAATTTCCAAATCATAGTGCTATTAATGACACCCGTGCAACTGTAGAATTATTAGCAATTCTCATTCCTGTAGTTAAACATCGTGCTGATTATCGTCAAGCATTAGTTTACCGTTATGGAAAAGGATTTGAAAATTTAGCTGATGATATTCAAAGTTGGAAAAATACCAGTCAAAAATTACGTCCAGCAGATTTATTAGGTAACATATTAATTGATTCTGGTTTATATGACTACTATGAAAATCATGAATCACACAGATTAGAAAATCTCAAAAGGTTAGTCAAGATTTTCAAAGAACAGGATAATTTAGAATTACATCCTGATACAGCGCTGAGAAATATTATAGAATATACAGCATTAGCAAAAAACTTAGATCAAATTTCCCAAGAAAATAATCAAGTTTTAATCATCACAATTCATCAATCAAAAGGATTAGAATTTGATACCGTGTTTATTGCAGGTATGTGTGAAGAAGAATTTCCGACTTACTTCAGTTTGCGAGATAATAAAATAGAAGAAGAAAAGCGGCTATTTTACGTAGCTTTAACTAGAGCAAAAAAACAGTTATTTATCTCCTGGTTTCTCAAAGATTTTAAAAATTACTCAAAATCCAAAAGTCAGTTTATTAATTCACTACCTCCTGAATATTTAGTTGAAACCATAACGTCTTAA
- the mnmE gene encoding tRNA uridine-5-carboxymethylaminomethyl(34) synthesis GTPase MnmE, with protein sequence MSELLANTGTIAAIATAVVPQQGSVGIVRVSGDQAMAIAHTLFYAPGRQVWSSHRIIYGYIRQPQTQQIVDEALLLIMKAPRSFTRENVVEFHCHGGIMAVQQVLQLCLENGARLAQPGEFTLRAFLNGRLDLTQAESIADLVGAKSPQAAQTALAGLQGKLAQPIRKLRANCLDILAEIEARIDFEEDLPPLDQQRIIADIEQVTAEISKLLATKDKGELLRTGLKVAIVGRPNVGKSSLLNAWSQSDRAIVTDLPGTTRDVVESQLVVGGIPVQVLDTAGIRETVDQVEKIGVERSHRAANDADLVLFTIDAASGWTPADQEIYEQVKHRPVILVINKIDLISSAEQENLQSKIQNPKSKILTAAAINQGIDNLETAILEIVQQGKVQAADLDLAINQRQAAALTKAKIDLAQVQMTITDKLPLDFWTIDLRGAIQALGEITGEEVTESVLDRIFSRFCIGK encoded by the coding sequence ATGTCGGAATTATTAGCTAACACTGGAACTATTGCGGCGATCGCTACTGCTGTTGTCCCTCAGCAAGGTAGTGTAGGTATTGTGCGGGTTTCTGGTGATCAGGCAATGGCGATCGCGCACACTCTATTTTACGCCCCAGGGCGACAAGTTTGGTCAAGTCATCGCATCATTTATGGTTATATTCGTCAACCCCAAACTCAGCAAATTGTTGATGAAGCTTTATTATTAATAATGAAAGCCCCTCGGTCTTTTACCCGTGAAAATGTGGTAGAATTCCATTGTCACGGGGGAATTATGGCGGTGCAACAGGTATTGCAATTATGCTTAGAAAATGGCGCAAGATTAGCTCAACCGGGAGAATTTACATTAAGAGCATTTTTAAATGGCAGATTAGACTTAACCCAAGCGGAAAGTATAGCAGATTTAGTGGGAGCAAAATCACCTCAAGCTGCTCAAACGGCTTTGGCTGGATTACAAGGTAAATTAGCCCAACCTATCCGCAAATTACGGGCTAATTGTTTAGATATTTTGGCAGAAATTGAAGCCAGAATTGATTTTGAGGAAGATTTACCACCTTTAGATCAGCAAAGAATTATTGCAGATATTGAGCAAGTGACGGCGGAAATTAGCAAATTATTAGCCACAAAAGACAAGGGTGAATTACTGCGAACTGGTCTAAAAGTGGCGATAGTGGGGCGACCAAACGTGGGAAAATCGAGTTTATTAAATGCTTGGAGTCAGAGCGATCGCGCCATTGTCACCGACTTACCAGGAACAACCCGCGACGTGGTAGAATCTCAATTGGTTGTGGGAGGAATCCCCGTCCAGGTATTAGATACAGCGGGGATTCGGGAAACAGTAGATCAGGTAGAAAAAATCGGTGTAGAGCGATCGCATCGTGCCGCTAATGATGCTGATTTGGTATTATTTACCATTGACGCGGCCTCCGGTTGGACACCCGCAGATCAAGAAATTTATGAACAAGTAAAACACCGTCCGGTAATTTTAGTCATTAATAAAATTGACCTGATTTCATCAGCAGAACAGGAAAATCTTCAATCCAAAATCCAAAATCCAAAATCCAAAATTCTCACAGCCGCAGCGATAAATCAAGGAATTGATAATTTAGAAACAGCGATTTTAGAAATAGTTCAACAGGGAAAAGTTCAAGCCGCTGATCTGGATTTAGCAATTAATCAAAGACAAGCAGCAGCTTTAACAAAAGCCAAGATTGATTTAGCACAAGTGCAAATGACAATCACCGATAAATTACCCTTAGATTTTTGGACAATTGATTTAAGAGGAGCAATTCAAGCATTAGGAGAAATCACCGGAGAAGAAGTTACAGAATCGGTTTTAGATCGGATTTTTAGCCGCTTCTGTATTGGTAAATAA